A window from Mycobacteriales bacterium encodes these proteins:
- a CDS encoding bifunctional salicylyl-CoA 5-hydroxylase/oxidoreductase, with translation MCDAAMRIACVGAGPGGLLLASLLMRSGAGHAVTVLERNALDDTFGFGVVFSQETLDNIEAADPDTFAQIAARWRHWSAIDMYVDGRWLRSDGHQFAAMARTELLRILADRATDAGATLRYNAPVTSVGELCADYDLVVGADGVNSTVRGAFAEHLQPSIDRRLSKYVWYGTPKVFDVFTFLFVDTPHGLFQAHVYPYSDSRSTFIVETTPETWHRAGLDAGTRTPLPAGTSDEEGLAFCQRLFADHLDGRPLLGNKSRWLEFATVRNETWHSGNAVLLGDAAHTAHFSIGSGTKLAMEDAIALAGALAAHDDLATALKEYEAERRPVVASMQRAAQTSLEWFEGVGRYRHLEPEQFCFQLLTRSQRVTYDNLRVRDPVFVAGLDRWRICAERTGGLTVADGTPPMFYPYRLRDLQLPNRIVVSPMAQYSCDGDGIPNDWHVVHWGSRAVGGAGLVFTEMTCVSPDGRITPYCCGLWNDEQAAAFRRVVDYVHGQTAAKIGLQLGHAGRKGSTRSLWEGEDVPLDAGNWPLLAPSPLRYKDFSQIPRMMTRADMDAVIEQFVAAARRGADCGFDILELHYAHGYLMSSFLSPIANRRTDDYGGPLAARARFPLDVFDAVRAVWPQERPISVRISATDWVDGGFTGDDAVEFAGMLQRHGCDIVDVSTGQVLPDQAPAYGRLYQTPYADRIAQEVGIPTITVGAVSSVDDVNTIIMAGRADLCAIARPHLIDPYWTLNAALDLGYDGPGIHWPDQYLSGKTARRREQQP, from the coding sequence GTGTGTGACGCCGCAATGCGGATCGCCTGCGTCGGCGCGGGGCCCGGTGGGTTACTCCTCGCCAGCCTGCTGATGCGGTCCGGAGCCGGTCACGCGGTGACGGTCCTCGAACGCAACGCCCTCGACGACACGTTCGGCTTCGGCGTCGTCTTCTCCCAGGAAACACTCGACAACATCGAGGCCGCCGACCCGGACACGTTCGCCCAGATCGCCGCCCGTTGGCGGCACTGGAGCGCCATCGACATGTACGTCGACGGCCGGTGGCTCCGCTCGGACGGGCACCAGTTCGCCGCCATGGCCCGCACGGAGCTGCTGCGGATCCTCGCGGACCGGGCAACCGACGCCGGAGCGACGCTGCGCTACAACGCACCCGTCACCTCGGTCGGTGAGCTCTGCGCCGACTACGACCTCGTGGTCGGCGCCGACGGTGTCAACAGCACCGTCCGTGGCGCCTTCGCCGAGCACCTCCAGCCGTCGATCGATCGGAGGCTGTCCAAGTACGTGTGGTACGGCACACCGAAGGTCTTCGACGTCTTCACCTTCCTCTTCGTCGATACACCGCACGGACTGTTCCAGGCGCACGTCTACCCCTACAGCGACAGTCGTTCGACGTTCATCGTCGAGACGACACCCGAGACCTGGCACCGCGCCGGCCTCGACGCCGGCACTCGGACGCCGCTCCCCGCAGGCACATCCGACGAGGAGGGCCTCGCCTTCTGCCAGCGGCTCTTCGCCGATCATCTCGACGGCCGTCCGCTGCTCGGCAACAAGTCGCGGTGGCTGGAGTTCGCCACCGTCCGCAATGAGACCTGGCACAGCGGCAACGCCGTTCTGCTCGGTGACGCCGCCCACACCGCGCATTTCTCGATCGGATCGGGCACCAAGCTCGCGATGGAAGACGCGATCGCCCTGGCCGGAGCCCTGGCCGCGCACGACGATCTCGCCACCGCGCTGAAGGAGTACGAGGCTGAGCGTCGCCCGGTGGTCGCGTCGATGCAGCGCGCGGCGCAGACGTCGCTGGAGTGGTTCGAGGGTGTCGGCCGCTACCGCCACCTCGAGCCGGAACAATTCTGCTTCCAGCTGCTGACCCGGTCGCAGCGGGTGACCTACGACAATCTCCGGGTCCGCGACCCCGTCTTCGTCGCCGGCCTCGACCGGTGGCGCATCTGTGCGGAGCGTACCGGCGGGCTCACCGTGGCAGACGGCACCCCGCCGATGTTCTATCCCTACCGGTTGCGGGATCTGCAGCTGCCCAACCGGATCGTGGTCTCGCCGATGGCGCAGTACTCCTGCGACGGCGACGGGATTCCCAATGACTGGCATGTGGTGCATTGGGGCTCGCGAGCTGTCGGTGGGGCTGGTCTGGTGTTCACCGAGATGACCTGCGTCTCGCCGGACGGCCGCATCACGCCGTACTGCTGCGGGCTCTGGAACGACGAACAGGCTGCCGCCTTCCGGCGGGTCGTCGACTACGTGCACGGTCAGACGGCGGCGAAGATCGGGCTGCAGCTCGGGCATGCCGGACGCAAGGGATCGACGAGGTCGCTGTGGGAGGGCGAGGATGTCCCCCTCGACGCTGGAAACTGGCCGCTGCTCGCGCCGTCCCCCTTGCGCTACAAGGACTTCAGTCAGATACCCAGGATGATGACCCGTGCGGACATGGATGCGGTGATCGAGCAGTTCGTCGCCGCCGCGCGGCGCGGAGCCGACTGCGGGTTCGACATCCTCGAGCTGCACTACGCACACGGCTACCTCATGTCGAGTTTCCTCTCGCCGATCGCCAATCGGCGTACCGACGACTACGGCGGCCCGCTCGCCGCACGCGCCAGGTTTCCGCTCGACGTCTTCGACGCCGTCCGTGCGGTCTGGCCGCAGGAACGGCCGATCTCGGTGCGCATCTCGGCGACCGACTGGGTCGACGGCGGGTTCACCGGTGACGACGCGGTCGAGTTCGCCGGAATGCTGCAACGGCACGGCTGCGACATCGTCGACGTCTCGACCGGACAGGTGCTGCCCGACCAGGCGCCGGCCTACGGCCGGCTCTACCAGACGCCCTACGCCGACCGCATCGCCCAGGAGGTCGGCATCCCCACGATCACCGTCGGCGCCGTGTCCTCTGTGGACGACGTCAACACCATCATCATGGCCGGGCGCGCGGACCTGTGCGCGATCGCCCGACCGCACCTGATCGACCCCTACTGGACGTTGAACGCGGCCCTCGACCTCGGCTACGACGGCCCGGGGATCCACTGGCCCGACCAGTACCTGTCCGGCAAGACCGCGCGGCGCCGGGAGCAGCAACCGTGA
- a CDS encoding acyl-CoA dehydrogenase, whose product MNQFALTPDQRVLADSVRRLAAGELATLAAAGVPGQVNRPLVKALGSHGLLAQVFPDGPVSATRLCLLRESLAYSCTEAETALALQGLGGHPIRLGGRPDAVRRWVPQIAAGEAIAGFALTEPGAGSDVAALATEAHEDGGGWRLSGEKTWISNAPQADVYTIFARTTRQSGARGITAFALPADRPGLSGEPLDLLSPHPIGLLRLDGVPVGPDDVLGEVDAGFAVAMRTLDLFRPSVGAFAVGMTQAALDAAVDHAGRRQAFGHPLRELQAVSHQLAEMATRTEAARLLVYAAAAAYDDGAADLTVRAAMAKLFATETAQFVVDAAIQIHGAKALQRGHLLEHLYREVRAPRIYEGASEVQRTIIGRGLYRTDRPDRAGESR is encoded by the coding sequence GTGAACCAGTTCGCTCTCACGCCCGACCAGCGGGTGCTGGCGGATTCCGTACGCCGTCTCGCGGCGGGAGAGCTGGCGACGCTCGCCGCTGCCGGTGTTCCGGGCCAGGTCAACCGCCCGCTCGTCAAGGCCCTCGGTAGCCACGGCCTGCTGGCGCAGGTCTTCCCCGACGGTCCGGTCAGCGCGACCCGGCTCTGTCTGCTGCGTGAGTCGCTCGCCTACTCCTGCACGGAAGCAGAGACCGCTCTGGCGCTGCAGGGCCTCGGCGGCCACCCGATCCGGCTCGGCGGCCGTCCGGACGCCGTACGCCGCTGGGTGCCGCAGATCGCGGCGGGTGAGGCGATCGCGGGATTCGCACTCACCGAACCCGGCGCCGGCTCCGACGTCGCCGCCCTCGCGACCGAGGCGCATGAGGACGGCGGGGGCTGGCGGCTCAGCGGTGAGAAGACCTGGATATCCAACGCGCCACAGGCCGACGTCTACACCATCTTCGCGCGGACGACGCGGCAGTCCGGCGCCCGAGGGATCACGGCGTTCGCCCTCCCCGCCGATCGGCCGGGGCTGTCCGGCGAGCCCCTCGACCTGCTCTCCCCCCATCCGATCGGCTTGCTGCGCCTCGACGGTGTGCCCGTCGGACCCGACGACGTGCTCGGCGAGGTCGACGCCGGCTTCGCCGTCGCCATGCGCACCCTCGATCTCTTTCGGCCGAGCGTAGGCGCCTTCGCGGTCGGCATGACGCAGGCGGCACTGGATGCGGCGGTCGATCACGCCGGGCGCCGGCAGGCGTTCGGACATCCGCTGCGCGAACTGCAGGCGGTGTCCCACCAGCTCGCCGAGATGGCGACACGCACCGAGGCCGCCCGACTCCTGGTCTACGCCGCGGCCGCGGCCTACGACGACGGCGCAGCCGATCTGACCGTCCGGGCGGCGATGGCCAAGCTGTTCGCCACCGAGACCGCGCAGTTCGTCGTCGACGCGGCGATTCAGATCCACGGCGCGAAGGCACTCCAGCGCGGGCATCTGCTGGAGCATCTCTACCGCGAGGTGCGCGCCCCCCGGATCTACGAGGGCGCATCCGAGGTGCAGCGCACGATCATCGGGCGGGGGCTCTACCGCACCGACCGGCCGGACCGAGCAGGAGAGTCCCGATGA
- a CDS encoding enoyl-CoA hydratase family protein, with protein sequence MSPFRGSAESTAHWRHFRLERDGGIATLTFERPEQLNALTFDIYADLRDLLHELPHRGDTRALVLRGEGRAFCSGGDVHEIIGALLAMRDRPDQLLDFTRMTGEVVKAMRECPVPIVAAVHGVAAGAGSVLALAADFRVVTRSARFAFLFTKVGLAGADMGAAYLLPRLVGLGTATKLLLLGDTISAEEADRYGLVSELVDDESLDGVALGLARRLASGPGFAYAATKSLLSRELDLPLSGALELEAMTQALLMQSRDFAEFHAAFTAGRDPRWEGR encoded by the coding sequence ATGAGTCCATTCCGCGGATCGGCCGAATCCACCGCGCACTGGCGCCACTTCCGGCTGGAACGCGACGGGGGCATCGCCACCCTCACCTTCGAACGTCCCGAGCAGCTCAACGCGCTCACCTTCGATATCTACGCCGACCTGCGCGACCTGCTGCACGAACTGCCCCACCGCGGGGATACCCGGGCGCTGGTGCTGCGCGGCGAGGGGCGCGCATTCTGCTCGGGCGGCGACGTCCACGAGATCATCGGTGCGCTGCTCGCGATGCGCGACCGTCCCGACCAGTTGCTCGACTTCACCCGAATGACCGGCGAGGTCGTCAAGGCGATGCGCGAATGTCCGGTGCCCATCGTGGCAGCCGTCCACGGAGTCGCGGCCGGAGCAGGCTCCGTCCTCGCGCTCGCGGCGGACTTCCGCGTCGTGACCCGCTCGGCCCGCTTCGCGTTTCTCTTCACCAAGGTGGGACTGGCGGGCGCCGACATGGGTGCCGCCTACCTGCTCCCCCGCCTGGTCGGCCTCGGAACGGCGACGAAGCTGCTGCTGCTCGGCGACACGATCTCCGCGGAGGAGGCCGACCGCTACGGCCTGGTGAGCGAACTCGTGGACGACGAGTCCCTCGACGGCGTCGCTCTCGGGTTGGCGAGACGCCTCGCGAGCGGGCCCGGGTTCGCCTACGCAGCGACGAAATCGCTGCTCTCCCGCGAGCTCGATCTCCCCTTGTCCGGCGCGCTGGAGCTCGAGGCGATGACCCAGGCACTGCTGATGCAGAGCCGGGACTTCGCCGAGTTCCATGCCGCGTTCACCGCCGGTCGGGACCCTCGATGGGAGGGCAGATGA
- a CDS encoding RidA family protein, with the protein MKPHRTVNSPDLAPAVGFSHAVVAARGRLVFLGGQVGSMPDGSISGTTLLEQFDRALVNVRTALDSVGARPEHLVQLQIYCLDAAAYRSQLHDLGVTYRKVLGPHYPAVALFAVAGLFDPAALVELVGTAVLPG; encoded by the coding sequence ATGAAGCCGCATCGCACGGTCAACTCGCCGGATCTCGCGCCGGCGGTCGGTTTCTCCCACGCGGTCGTCGCGGCCCGGGGACGGCTGGTGTTCCTCGGCGGCCAGGTCGGGTCGATGCCGGACGGTTCGATATCGGGTACGACGCTGCTCGAGCAGTTCGACCGCGCCCTGGTCAACGTCCGCACTGCGCTCGACTCGGTCGGTGCCCGGCCCGAGCACCTCGTCCAGCTGCAGATCTACTGCCTCGACGCCGCGGCCTACCGGTCACAACTGCACGACCTCGGAGTCACCTACCGGAAGGTCCTCGGACCCCACTACCCGGCCGTGGCGCTCTTCGCGGTCGCCGGGCTGTTCGATCCGGCGGCTCTCGTCGAGCTCGTCGGCACCGCCGTACTGCCGGGATGA
- a CDS encoding PaaX family transcriptional regulator C-terminal domain-containing protein, with translation MTSRAARPGSVILTFYGAFVRRLDGWVAVAHLIELMGEVGLDPQAVRSATSRLKRRGWLVPSRRGTAAGYALSDVARTALAAGDQRIYEAQRPADLADGWALVVFSVPESERSSRHLLRSRLTWLGFGSDAPGVWIGPRRLMPAARGMLVDLGLERYVDLYEAAYTGFGDAQQLVERCWDLAELRRLYSTFLARWEPVLAAAKESDPDEGAAFTDYLAALDQWRGLPFLDPGLPSELLPLGWEGHAASALFHALVHCLEPPAFRHVEQTVRG, from the coding sequence ATGACCAGCCGCGCGGCCCGGCCGGGATCGGTGATCCTGACCTTCTACGGCGCCTTCGTACGACGCCTCGACGGCTGGGTCGCGGTCGCGCACCTGATCGAGCTGATGGGCGAGGTCGGCCTCGACCCGCAGGCCGTCCGATCGGCGACCTCCCGGCTCAAGCGGCGCGGCTGGCTGGTGCCGAGCCGCCGCGGAACCGCCGCGGGCTATGCGCTTTCCGACGTCGCCCGCACAGCCCTGGCCGCCGGAGACCAGCGGATCTACGAGGCGCAGCGGCCCGCCGACCTCGCCGACGGGTGGGCGCTGGTGGTCTTCTCGGTCCCGGAGTCGGAACGGTCGAGCCGCCACCTGCTGCGCTCGCGGCTGACCTGGCTGGGTTTCGGCTCCGATGCGCCGGGCGTCTGGATCGGCCCGCGGCGGCTGATGCCCGCGGCCCGCGGCATGCTCGTCGACCTCGGCCTCGAACGCTACGTCGACCTCTACGAGGCGGCCTACACCGGCTTCGGCGACGCGCAGCAGTTGGTGGAGCGGTGCTGGGACCTCGCCGAGCTCCGTCGGCTCTACTCGACCTTTCTCGCGCGGTGGGAGCCGGTACTCGCCGCGGCGAAGGAATCCGACCCGGACGAGGGCGCGGCGTTCACCGACTATCTGGCCGCACTCGACCAGTGGCGCGGGCTCCCGTTCCTCGACCCAGGACTCCCGAGCGAGCTGCTGCCACTCGGCTGGGAGGGCCATGCGGCCTCGGCGTTGTTCCACGCCCTCGTGCATTGCCTCGAACCACCGGCCTTCCGGCACGTCGAACAGACTGTGCGTGGTTGA